One window of Novosphingobium sp. P6W genomic DNA carries:
- a CDS encoding membrane protein, with amino-acid sequence MTEFDPNPADRPAGSAPATGFEFNNPTIINLLYLASYITGITGIVGVVLAYVWRGEPKAQWEVSHYEYAIRTFWIFLVGMVLGFMLMVALIGFVILPLVSVLVIVRSVMSILKAQKQLPMPNPGSWLV; translated from the coding sequence ATGACCGAGTTCGACCCCAACCCCGCTGACAGGCCTGCCGGTTCGGCCCCCGCCACGGGGTTCGAATTCAACAATCCCACGATCATCAACCTGCTCTACCTCGCCTCCTACATCACCGGCATCACCGGGATTGTCGGCGTGGTGCTGGCCTATGTCTGGCGCGGCGAGCCCAAGGCACAGTGGGAAGTATCTCATTACGAATACGCGATTCGCACTTTCTGGATCTTCCTGGTCGGGATGGTGCTGGGCTTCATGCTTATGGTCGCCCTGATCGGTTTCGTGATCCTGCCGCTGGTTTCGGTGCTGGTCATCGTGCGCAGCGTGATGAGCATTCTCAAGGCCCAGAAGCAGCTGCCCATGCCCAATCCCGGTAGCTGGCTGGTCTGA
- a CDS encoding alpha/beta fold hydrolase, whose protein sequence is MDYRVHRYRSACGRLDLAARDYPGAAPQAPVLLMMHGLTRNSADFEPIAARLAGRYRMIVPDQRGRGLSQRDPDPAQYRPDVYAQDMLALLDDLGITRAGLVGTSMGGLIAMVMNALQPGLAQAVVFNDIGPVLNPAGLARIQGYVGPSGAMADWSEAAERTRAINGAAFPDYGSADWAAFARRIAHENPDGTISFAYDPAIAQSVVGGGPQTVPPDLWPLWKVLDAVPVLVVRGALSDLLSAATMQEMARRHTGSYAGVEVPRVGHAPILDEPAALAAIEAFLKEHVT, encoded by the coding sequence ATGGACTACCGCGTCCACCGCTATCGCAGTGCCTGCGGGCGGCTCGACCTTGCCGCGCGCGATTATCCGGGCGCGGCCCCGCAGGCTCCGGTCCTGCTGATGATGCACGGCCTGACCCGCAACAGCGCCGATTTCGAGCCGATTGCGGCAAGGCTGGCCGGGCGCTACCGGATGATCGTGCCCGACCAGCGCGGGCGCGGCCTTTCGCAGCGGGACCCGGACCCGGCGCAGTACCGCCCGGACGTCTATGCACAGGACATGCTGGCGCTGCTGGATGACCTTGGCATTACGCGCGCCGGATTGGTTGGCACGTCGATGGGCGGGCTCATCGCGATGGTGATGAACGCGCTGCAGCCCGGCCTCGCGCAGGCGGTGGTTTTCAACGACATCGGCCCGGTGCTCAACCCGGCGGGGCTGGCGCGGATACAGGGCTATGTCGGCCCCTCAGGCGCGATGGCGGACTGGAGCGAGGCTGCCGAGCGCACCCGCGCGATCAACGGGGCGGCTTTTCCAGACTACGGCAGCGCGGACTGGGCGGCGTTCGCTCGCCGTATCGCCCACGAAAACCCCGACGGCACTATCTCCTTCGCCTATGATCCGGCGATTGCGCAAAGCGTCGTCGGAGGCGGTCCGCAAACCGTGCCGCCCGACCTCTGGCCCCTGTGGAAGGTGCTGGACGCCGTGCCGGTGCTGGTGGTGCGCGGTGCCCTTTCGGACCTGCTCAGCGCCGCGACCATGCAGGAGATGGCGCGCCGTCACACCGGCAGCTATGCGGGCGTGGAAGTGCCGCGCGTAGGCCACGCCCCGATCCTTGACGAGCCGGCGGCGCTGGCCGCGATCGAAGCCTTCCTCAAGGAGCATGTGACCTGA
- a CDS encoding phosphopantothenate--cysteine ligase family flavoprotein, whose product MNGPRILLVVGGGIAAYKSCELVRTIRKEGGSVTCVLTEGGAKFVTPMTLAALSEKPVHTTLWDLRNEAEMGHIQLSREADLVVVCPATADLMAKMAAGIADDLATTLLLATDKPVMAIPAMNVRMWQHAATTRNVQTLRASGVDVMEPDEGPMACGEFGPGRLPEVQMIWQRIARALAGGSVMDAPQADAADGQGVGGITGSTVARGGKAIGLGDSSSLVATKGEARAAPPTDPDAINHLITGGAAPQPFDPLTGQPDFDRGLEHRPLYGRHVLVTAGPTHEPIDPVRYIANRSSGKQGFAIAAAAAEAGARVTLVAGPVHLPTPPGVERIDVESALEMADAVEAALPADVAVMVAAVADWRVSRSADQKLKKKNGDGPPTLELTENPDILATLAKSAGRPSLVVGFAAETQDVIRYAREKRVRKGADWIIANDVSGDVMGGDANTVHIVTESDVISLPEMPKEDVARILVERFADALPR is encoded by the coding sequence ATGAACGGACCCCGTATTCTGCTGGTCGTGGGTGGCGGCATCGCTGCCTACAAGTCCTGCGAACTTGTGCGCACCATCCGCAAGGAGGGTGGCTCGGTCACATGCGTGCTGACCGAGGGCGGCGCGAAATTCGTGACGCCCATGACGCTGGCCGCGCTTTCGGAAAAGCCGGTCCACACCACCTTGTGGGACCTCAGGAACGAGGCCGAAATGGGCCATATCCAGCTCAGCCGCGAGGCCGATCTGGTGGTGGTCTGCCCGGCGACGGCGGATCTTATGGCCAAGATGGCGGCAGGCATTGCCGACGATCTGGCGACCACGCTGCTGCTGGCCACTGACAAGCCGGTCATGGCGATCCCGGCGATGAACGTGCGCATGTGGCAGCATGCGGCGACCACCCGCAACGTCCAGACCCTGCGCGCCTCCGGCGTCGATGTCATGGAGCCGGATGAAGGCCCGATGGCCTGCGGCGAGTTCGGCCCCGGCCGCCTGCCCGAAGTTCAGATGATCTGGCAGCGGATCGCCCGGGCGCTGGCCGGTGGGTCGGTCATGGACGCGCCCCAGGCCGATGCGGCTGACGGGCAGGGCGTTGGTGGCATCACCGGCTCGACGGTCGCGCGCGGCGGGAAAGCCATCGGTCTCGGCGATTCCTCTTCGCTGGTGGCGACCAAGGGCGAAGCGCGCGCCGCACCGCCGACCGACCCCGATGCGATCAATCACCTCATCACGGGCGGCGCTGCGCCGCAGCCGTTCGATCCGCTTACCGGCCAGCCCGATTTCGATCGCGGGCTCGAACATCGGCCGCTGTATGGACGCCATGTGCTGGTTACTGCCGGCCCGACCCACGAGCCGATCGACCCTGTACGCTACATCGCCAACCGCTCCTCCGGCAAACAGGGCTTTGCGATCGCCGCCGCCGCTGCAGAAGCCGGCGCACGGGTGACGCTGGTCGCCGGGCCGGTCCACCTGCCAACCCCGCCCGGGGTCGAGCGGATCGATGTCGAGAGCGCGCTGGAGATGGCCGATGCAGTGGAGGCGGCCTTGCCCGCTGACGTTGCCGTCATGGTCGCCGCCGTCGCCGACTGGCGCGTTTCGCGCTCGGCCGACCAGAAGCTCAAGAAAAAGAACGGCGACGGCCCGCCAACTCTCGAGCTGACTGAAAACCCCGATATTCTCGCCACGCTTGCAAAAAGCGCCGGGCGTCCTTCGCTGGTAGTCGGCTTTGCCGCAGAGACGCAGGACGTGATCCGCTACGCCCGTGAAAAGCGCGTGCGCAAGGGCGCCGACTGGATCATCGCCAACGACGTGTCGGGCGATGTCATGGGCGGCGATGCCAATACCGTCCACATCGTCACCGAAAGCGATGTGATTTCTCTTCCCGAAATGCCCAAGGAGGATGTCGCGCGCATCCTCGTCGAAAGGTTCGCAGATGCACTCCCCCGCTGA
- a CDS encoding TetR/AcrR family transcriptional regulator — MTTPTPSVDKGPADKAPRTERGRRTLRKLLDAAAIEFGERGFHEASITGITRRAGTALGSFYTYFNSKDEIFRALVDDLSGKVREAARSARQQDLPALETERASLTGFLRFASEHKEIYRIIDECEFVDPESFRLHYRNTARRIHERLAEGIRKGELREDLGEAHAWAIMGMNVFLGLRYAVWSEDAGAEEVAELANSILREGIAKR, encoded by the coding sequence GTGACCACACCGACGCCATCAGTTGACAAAGGCCCGGCCGACAAGGCGCCTCGCACCGAACGAGGGCGGCGCACCTTGCGCAAGCTGCTCGACGCAGCGGCGATCGAATTCGGGGAGCGCGGTTTCCACGAAGCCTCGATCACAGGCATCACCCGGCGCGCGGGCACGGCGCTGGGCAGTTTCTACACCTACTTCAATTCCAAGGACGAGATTTTCCGCGCGCTGGTCGACGACCTCAGCGGCAAAGTGCGCGAAGCCGCGCGCAGCGCCCGGCAGCAGGACCTGCCCGCCCTGGAAACCGAACGCGCCTCGCTCACCGGGTTCCTGCGCTTTGCCAGTGAGCACAAGGAGATCTACCGCATTATCGACGAGTGCGAATTCGTCGATCCAGAGAGCTTCCGCCTTCACTATCGCAACACCGCGCGCCGCATACACGAGCGTCTCGCCGAAGGTATCCGCAAGGGCGAACTACGCGAGGACCTAGGCGAGGCCCATGCCTGGGCGATCATGGGCATGAACGTGTTCCTGGGCCTGCGCTATGCCGTCTGGTCCGAAGACGCGGGCGCCGAGGAGGTGGCGGAACTGGCCAACTCGATCCTGCGCGAAGGCATCGCCAAGCGCTGA
- the ubiB gene encoding 2-polyprenylphenol 6-hydroxylase: MTTTPVHIVRLLKWGRILARHGALRGIENDRNAPAAVKRLCRIARFGTRQSPEPDYAGAFQEIGPAAIKLGQALATRPDLVGEIPARNLLSLQDSLPPVPFAAIRSQIESTFGRPVETIFASIEEEPVGAASIAQVHRAVTPDGREVAVKVLRPGIREQFSRDVDTYEWAAAHLEALGGEATRLRPRAVIANLKRWTLREFDLRREAASASELADAMKGIEDYRVPDIDWDRTNGSVLTLEWIDGVKMSNLPALREAGHDMPALARRLVITFLTQAISCGFFHADMHQGNLFVQGGPHHSTIVAIDFGIMGRINRQARLWLAEILYGLTTGNYRRVAEIHFEAQYVPSYHTVEEFATALRAVGEPMRGKAVSELSVGQMLDGLFAITRDFDMAVQPHLLLLQKTMVMVEGLATALDPKINMWDVSGPFVKEWIRDELGPEAVIVDRLRADVDTLLRLPALVRRIEESFPAKGGAPEQAPLPDIDIIWAKGSGRKRQSNHWGGYALAAILGGTAAWALTYWTLLT; encoded by the coding sequence GTGACCACCACCCCCGTCCACATCGTGCGCCTGCTCAAGTGGGGCCGCATCCTCGCGCGTCATGGCGCTTTGCGCGGGATCGAGAATGACCGCAACGCCCCGGCGGCGGTCAAGCGGCTGTGCCGGATCGCCCGCTTCGGCACGCGCCAGTCGCCCGAGCCGGACTATGCCGGCGCCTTTCAGGAAATCGGCCCCGCCGCGATCAAGTTGGGTCAGGCGCTGGCGACGCGTCCCGATCTCGTTGGCGAAATACCCGCGCGCAATCTGCTGAGCCTGCAGGACAGTCTGCCGCCAGTGCCGTTTGCGGCGATCCGCAGCCAGATCGAAAGCACCTTCGGCCGCCCTGTCGAAACGATCTTCGCCTCGATCGAGGAAGAGCCGGTCGGCGCGGCCTCTATCGCCCAGGTTCACCGCGCGGTCACGCCGGACGGGCGCGAGGTCGCGGTCAAGGTGCTGCGTCCCGGTATCCGCGAACAGTTCTCCCGTGACGTCGACACTTACGAGTGGGCCGCCGCCCACCTAGAGGCGCTGGGCGGCGAGGCCACGCGCCTGCGTCCGCGTGCAGTCATCGCCAATCTCAAGCGCTGGACCCTGCGCGAATTCGACCTGCGGCGCGAGGCGGCTTCCGCTTCCGAACTGGCCGATGCGATGAAGGGCATCGAGGACTACCGCGTCCCCGACATCGACTGGGACCGCACCAATGGTTCGGTCCTGACGCTGGAGTGGATCGACGGCGTCAAGATGAGCAATCTGCCTGCCTTGCGTGAGGCCGGGCACGATATGCCCGCGCTGGCCCGGCGGTTGGTCATAACTTTCCTGACCCAGGCGATTTCCTGCGGGTTCTTCCATGCCGACATGCACCAGGGCAACCTGTTCGTGCAGGGCGGTCCGCATCACAGCACCATCGTGGCGATCGACTTCGGCATCATGGGCCGGATCAATCGTCAGGCGCGGCTGTGGCTGGCGGAAATCCTCTACGGGCTGACCACCGGCAATTACCGCCGCGTGGCCGAAATCCACTTCGAGGCGCAGTACGTCCCCAGCTATCACACCGTCGAGGAATTCGCGACGGCGCTGCGGGCCGTGGGCGAACCGATGCGCGGCAAGGCGGTTTCGGAACTGTCGGTCGGGCAGATGCTCGACGGGCTGTTCGCGATCACCCGCGATTTCGACATGGCGGTGCAGCCGCACCTGCTGCTGCTGCAGAAGACCATGGTCATGGTCGAAGGACTGGCGACCGCGCTCGATCCGAAGATCAACATGTGGGACGTCTCCGGCCCCTTCGTGAAGGAGTGGATCCGCGACGAACTGGGCCCCGAGGCTGTGATCGTCGACCGCCTGCGCGCGGACGTCGACACGCTGCTGCGCCTGCCCGCGCTGGTGCGCCGGATCGAGGAGAGCTTCCCCGCCAAGGGCGGCGCGCCCGAACAGGCACCGCTGCCGGATATCGACATCATCTGGGCTAAAGGTTCGGGTCGTAAACGCCAAAGTAACCACTGGGGTGGCTATGCTCTGGCCGCAATCCTTGGGGGCACTGCGGCGTGGGCACTGACGTACTGGACACTTCTGACCTGA
- the dut gene encoding dUTP diphosphatase has product MHSPAEVPVMVKILPHGEGLDLPVYATDGAAGMDVVSAEDVTLAPGARHAVATGLSVAIPVGFEIQVRPRSGLALKHGISVPNAPGTVDSDYRGELKVILVNLGAEPFEIVRGDRVAQLVLAPVTRASWLKVDELDATTRGEGGFGSTGGVVALGN; this is encoded by the coding sequence ATGCACTCCCCCGCTGAAGTCCCCGTAATGGTCAAGATCCTGCCCCACGGCGAGGGTCTGGACCTGCCTGTCTACGCCACGGACGGCGCGGCGGGCATGGACGTGGTTTCGGCCGAGGATGTCACCCTTGCCCCCGGCGCGCGCCATGCGGTGGCGACCGGGCTGTCGGTGGCGATCCCTGTCGGTTTCGAGATTCAGGTGCGCCCGCGCTCGGGCCTCGCCCTGAAGCACGGCATCTCCGTGCCCAATGCGCCGGGCACCGTCGATTCGGACTATCGCGGCGAACTCAAGGTGATCCTGGTCAACCTTGGCGCCGAGCCGTTCGAGATCGTCCGCGGCGACCGCGTGGCCCAGCTGGTGCTCGCCCCCGTCACGCGTGCTTCCTGGCTCAAGGTCGATGAACTCGATGCGACGACGCGCGGCGAAGGCGGTTTCGGTTCGACCGGCGGCGTGGTCGCATTGGGGAACTGA
- a CDS encoding class I SAM-dependent methyltransferase, protein MSDTSDTVSFGYEDVRAEEKEERVGAVFSAVARKYDIMNDAMSAGMHRVWKDKFVRRVKPRSHEQILDMAGGTGDIAFRMEEAGARITVSDINQDMLDVGIERAMERGIDTLVWSRQNAEELSFEDRSFDAYTIAFGIRNVTHIDKALAEAHRVLNYGGRFFCLEFSTTEWPGFKEVYDAYSHKLVPKIGQMIAGDAESYRYLIESIRRFPPMPEFEGMIRKAGFRHTKVEPIMGGLVAIHSGWKV, encoded by the coding sequence ATGAGCGATACCAGCGATACCGTTTCCTTCGGCTATGAAGACGTCCGTGCAGAGGAGAAGGAGGAGCGCGTGGGCGCGGTCTTCTCCGCCGTCGCGCGCAAGTATGACATCATGAACGATGCCATGTCCGCCGGCATGCACCGGGTCTGGAAGGACAAGTTCGTGCGCCGGGTGAAACCGCGCAGTCATGAACAGATCCTCGACATGGCCGGCGGCACTGGCGACATCGCCTTCCGCATGGAAGAAGCGGGCGCGCGCATCACCGTCTCGGACATCAACCAGGACATGCTCGACGTCGGCATCGAGCGCGCGATGGAGCGCGGCATCGACACCCTCGTCTGGTCGCGCCAGAACGCCGAGGAGTTGAGCTTCGAGGACCGTTCGTTCGATGCCTATACGATCGCTTTCGGCATCCGCAACGTCACCCACATCGACAAGGCCCTGGCTGAGGCGCACCGCGTGCTGAACTATGGCGGGCGCTTCTTCTGCCTTGAATTCTCGACCACCGAATGGCCCGGTTTCAAGGAAGTCTACGATGCCTATTCGCACAAGCTGGTGCCGAAGATCGGCCAGATGATCGCGGGCGATGCCGAGTCGTACCGCTACCTGATCGAATCGATCCGCCGCTTCCCGCCGATGCCCGAATTCGAGGGCATGATCCGCAAGGCCGGCTTCCGGCACACCAAGGTCGAGCCGATCATGGGCGGCCTCGTCGCGATCCATTCGGGCTGGAAGGTCTGA
- a CDS encoding TonB-dependent receptor, which translates to MRKVRFLAISSSMLGLCSGFGVAAPALAQEAPARPEAASEASGGDIIVTARRREERLVDVPIAVTSFSGEQLAKSGAIDITEIANSAPNVTLEPSRGTNSTLSAFIRGVGQQDPVSGFEQGVGLYLDDVYLNRPQAAVLDIYDVERIEVLRGPQGTLYGRNTIGGAVKYVTKQLPQDFSLKVKGTYGTYDQADLIVTASAPVSDLIRVGGSAARLSRGGFGRNLTTGDDNYNKNIWAARASVDIGGYGEPVLIRISGDYTKDKSNPRGGHRLIPGYASGAPVLKDVFDTRGGLNDPRQEVEAYGFAINATADLSDSLTFRSISSWRKDDSASPIDFDALPAVDLDVPAFYRNEQTSQEFQLLYDNGMVQGLIGGYYLSAKADTQFDTRLFTALNGLTAFTQANVDTETFAVFGDFTFDFTQQLSLSVGGRYTWDERRAQILRQNYLGGGSPVFGGAGLPLGAPSTDFSGKATFKKFTPRASISFKPTPDHNIYASFSQGFKGGGFDPRGVGVNAPAATPGRPTDAEVTDYLSFKPETVDSYEIGYKANLFGGGLYIAAAAFQMDYRDVQIPGSAGCTVGGIPTFCGIITNAGKARFRGFELEANARLAQDMMAAGDRLSLSGSLGYINAKYKEYIANIGGVPTDVAANRDVQNTPKWTTSATLAYTAPVGEGDVSFSSTYSYRSKTHQFEIPNPYLDQKGYGLVDASLVYSAPGGRWTLGVHGKNLFDKQYKTSGYTFLAANPVTGELLTAPSGRFIPTLGTEGTLTAFYGNPRQVFATATLAF; encoded by the coding sequence ATGCGCAAGGTGCGATTCCTCGCGATTTCCTCCAGCATGCTGGGCCTGTGCAGTGGATTCGGCGTAGCCGCCCCGGCGCTGGCGCAGGAAGCCCCGGCAAGGCCCGAAGCCGCTTCCGAAGCATCGGGCGGCGACATCATCGTCACAGCACGCCGCCGCGAGGAACGTTTGGTCGACGTGCCGATCGCGGTCACCAGCTTCAGCGGCGAACAGCTCGCGAAGTCCGGCGCGATCGACATCACCGAGATCGCCAATTCAGCCCCCAACGTCACGCTGGAACCTTCACGCGGCACCAACTCCACGCTGTCCGCGTTCATTCGCGGCGTCGGTCAGCAGGACCCGGTATCGGGGTTCGAGCAGGGCGTCGGCCTCTATCTTGACGATGTATACCTCAATCGCCCGCAAGCCGCCGTTCTTGATATCTACGATGTCGAGCGGATCGAAGTGCTGCGCGGGCCGCAGGGTACGCTTTATGGGCGCAACACCATCGGCGGCGCGGTCAAATATGTGACGAAGCAGCTGCCGCAGGATTTCTCGCTCAAGGTGAAGGGCACTTACGGCACTTACGACCAGGCCGACCTGATCGTCACCGCCTCGGCGCCGGTGAGCGACCTGATCCGGGTCGGCGGATCGGCAGCGCGCCTGTCGCGCGGGGGCTTCGGCAGGAACCTGACTACAGGCGATGACAACTACAACAAGAATATCTGGGCAGCGCGCGCCAGTGTCGACATCGGCGGCTACGGCGAGCCGGTGCTGATCCGCATCTCGGGCGATTACACCAAGGACAAGTCGAACCCGCGCGGTGGTCACCGCCTGATCCCGGGCTACGCCTCGGGCGCGCCGGTGCTGAAGGACGTGTTCGACACGCGCGGCGGCCTCAACGATCCCCGGCAGGAGGTCGAGGCTTACGGCTTCGCCATTAACGCCACCGCCGACCTGAGCGATAGTCTGACTTTCCGCTCAATCAGTTCGTGGCGCAAGGACGACAGCGCTTCGCCGATCGACTTCGACGCGCTCCCCGCCGTCGACCTCGACGTGCCCGCCTTCTACCGCAATGAGCAGACCAGCCAGGAATTCCAGCTCCTGTACGACAACGGCATGGTGCAGGGCCTGATCGGCGGCTATTATCTTTCGGCCAAGGCGGACACGCAGTTCGACACCCGGCTGTTCACTGCGCTGAACGGCCTGACCGCCTTCACTCAGGCGAATGTCGATACCGAGACTTTCGCGGTCTTCGGTGACTTCACTTTTGATTTCACCCAGCAGCTCAGCCTGTCGGTGGGCGGTCGCTATACCTGGGACGAGCGGCGCGCGCAGATCCTGCGGCAGAACTATCTTGGCGGCGGATCGCCGGTATTCGGCGGGGCGGGCCTGCCGCTGGGCGCGCCGAGCACCGATTTTTCGGGCAAGGCGACCTTCAAGAAGTTCACCCCGCGCGCCTCGATCAGTTTCAAGCCGACGCCGGACCACAACATCTACGCCAGCTTCAGCCAGGGCTTCAAGGGCGGCGGCTTCGATCCGCGCGGCGTCGGCGTCAACGCGCCTGCCGCCACTCCGGGGAGACCGACCGACGCCGAAGTCACCGATTACCTCAGCTTCAAGCCCGAGACGGTCGACAGCTACGAGATCGGCTACAAGGCCAACCTGTTCGGCGGCGGCCTGTATATCGCGGCAGCGGCGTTCCAAATGGACTACAGGGACGTGCAGATCCCCGGTTCGGCGGGCTGCACCGTGGGCGGTATCCCGACCTTCTGCGGGATCATCACCAATGCCGGCAAGGCCCGCTTCCGCGGCTTCGAACTGGAAGCCAATGCCCGGCTGGCGCAGGACATGATGGCGGCGGGCGACCGCCTCAGCCTGTCCGGATCGCTTGGCTACATCAATGCCAAGTACAAGGAATATATCGCCAATATCGGCGGCGTTCCCACTGATGTCGCTGCCAACCGCGATGTTCAGAACACCCCCAAGTGGACCACCAGCGCCACGCTGGCCTACACGGCGCCTGTGGGCGAGGGGGACGTCTCGTTCAGTTCGACCTATTCGTACCGCAGCAAGACCCACCAGTTCGAGATCCCCAACCCCTACCTCGACCAGAAGGGCTACGGACTGGTCGACGCCAGCCTGGTTTACTCCGCGCCGGGCGGGCGCTGGACGCTGGGCGTGCACGGCAAGAACCTGTTCGACAAGCAGTACAAGACCTCGGGCTATACGTTCCTTGCCGCCAATCCGGTCACCGGCGAACTGCTGACGGCGCCCAGCGGACGGTTCATTCCCACGCTCGGCACCGAGGGCACGCTGACCGCGTTCTACGGCAACCCCCGCCAGGTCTTCGCCACCGCGACACTGGCGTTCTGA
- a CDS encoding MFS transporter: MSDTAAIAQPAIKPAASPNLVLGMLLLVYIFNFVDRQILSILAAPIQAELGLDDAELGMLGGLAFAILYSTLGVPLAWVADRTSRSWVITGSLVVWSLCTSACALAQGFWHIFLARVGVGVGEAGGVAPSYAVIGDHFPSHRRAFALSVYSLGIPLGSAMGVLAGGYVAQAVDWRTAFLVVGLAGILIAPLFKLVVRDVPRPAGNAAQAPSIRFGDVAATLAGKRAFWLLSFGAASSSMLGYGLMFWLPSLLQRSFGLDLVHTSWFIGAVLLLGGCVGVLAGGILADRLGKGDRAWYGRVPAIAFVCAVPLFAGGIWTSSVPLAFLMFLVPQALAYFWLGPVTSAVQHLVEPPARATASALFLLINNLIGLGGGIYALGALSKALTPVWGSESLRYSMLFALALYLVAAVLMALAGPALRREWVAEK; encoded by the coding sequence ATGAGCGACACCGCTGCCATCGCCCAGCCTGCGATCAAGCCCGCCGCCTCGCCCAATCTCGTGCTGGGGATGCTGCTGCTCGTCTACATCTTCAATTTCGTCGACCGGCAGATCCTTTCGATCCTGGCTGCGCCGATCCAGGCCGAACTCGGCCTCGACGATGCCGAACTGGGAATGCTGGGCGGCCTGGCCTTCGCGATCCTTTATTCGACTCTGGGCGTGCCGCTGGCGTGGGTGGCCGACCGCACAAGCCGGTCATGGGTAATCACCGGCTCGCTGGTGGTGTGGAGCCTGTGCACTTCGGCCTGCGCGCTGGCGCAGGGGTTCTGGCACATCTTCCTCGCGCGCGTCGGCGTCGGCGTCGGCGAGGCAGGGGGCGTGGCGCCCAGCTATGCGGTGATCGGCGATCATTTCCCCAGCCACCGCCGAGCCTTCGCGCTTTCGGTCTATTCGCTGGGCATCCCGCTTGGCTCTGCGATGGGCGTTTTGGCGGGGGGCTACGTGGCGCAGGCGGTGGACTGGCGCACGGCCTTTCTTGTCGTCGGGCTTGCCGGCATCCTCATCGCGCCGCTGTTCAAGCTGGTGGTACGCGATGTCCCGCGCCCTGCTGGCAACGCGGCCCAGGCACCTTCGATCCGCTTTGGCGATGTAGCCGCGACGCTGGCGGGCAAGCGCGCCTTCTGGCTGCTCAGCTTCGGCGCCGCGTCCAGCTCGATGCTGGGTTATGGCTTGATGTTCTGGTTGCCCAGCCTGCTCCAGCGCAGCTTCGGACTGGACCTCGTCCATACCTCGTGGTTCATCGGCGCGGTGCTACTGCTGGGCGGCTGCGTGGGCGTGCTGGCCGGCGGAATCCTGGCTGACCGGCTGGGGAAGGGCGACCGCGCCTGGTACGGCCGGGTTCCGGCGATTGCCTTCGTCTGCGCCGTGCCGCTGTTCGCCGGCGGCATCTGGACGTCCAGCGTGCCGCTGGCGTTCCTGATGTTCCTGGTGCCTCAGGCGCTCGCCTATTTCTGGCTAGGCCCGGTGACGAGCGCAGTGCAGCATCTTGTCGAGCCGCCCGCGCGGGCAACCGCCTCGGCGCTTTTCCTGCTCATCAACAACCTGATCGGGCTTGGCGGCGGCATTTATGCGCTTGGCGCGCTGTCCAAGGCGCTGACGCCGGTCTGGGGGAGCGAATCGCTGCGCTATTCGATGCTCTTCGCGCTGGCTCTCTATCTTGTTGCCGCCGTGCTCATGGCGCTGGCCGGGCCCGCGCTGCGCCGGGAATGGGTGGCGGAAAAGTGA
- a CDS encoding DUF1294 domain-containing protein, giving the protein MGGGKVTGSGMEGATLALTAALCALAAINVASFAAFAIDKAQAKARRRRIAESTLLWLALVGGSPGAYAGRCAFRHKTRKQPFVRRLHTVAALQVAALGAGAYLLLR; this is encoded by the coding sequence ATGGGTGGCGGAAAAGTGACCGGCTCCGGGATGGAGGGGGCAACGCTGGCGCTGACTGCCGCGCTTTGTGCGCTGGCGGCGATCAACGTGGCGAGCTTTGCCGCGTTTGCCATCGACAAGGCGCAGGCCAAGGCCCGCCGCCGCCGGATCGCGGAATCGACGCTGCTCTGGCTCGCACTCGTGGGCGGTAGCCCCGGCGCTTACGCCGGGCGGTGTGCCTTTCGTCATAAGACTCGCAAGCAGCCGTTCGTCCGGCGCCTCCACACCGTTGCGGCGCTGCAGGTGGCCGCGCTCGGTGCTGGGGCGTACCTGCTGCTGCGCTAG